agtgtTAAGGGTATTGGATTTTATCGAGTCTAATTATtagatattaatattatatttttaattttttaaataatatcttATTGTTTACTTTTATTCGTTGgccccagaaaaaaaaaaaagaatgggtCCGCCACTGATCATCCAAAAGCAACATGAAACATGATAAATTTATTTTGTTGCTGAAATTTAAGCAAGAATAGGCACCTTGAATGAATTTAGGCATGGAAAGTAGAGTCATGTTCATGCTAAACTATTGCAAGCAAGAAACCACAGAAAGAGCTACGGATCTGGAAGCATGTTTTATTTATCAATTTTTTGAGGGTACGTGGGTGTGGTTGCAATTGGCAGACGAGGAAACGGCTATCACAAGTTACAATAATTCAATTGTTAGCTGGAAGCTGAACATGATATTGCACATCTAACTTGTGAAAGCAGGTGCTTGTCTACATTCAATCTAGGAACTGCCATGGTTAGCTATTGGAATAGATCTCTGACATTAAATACCACAGCTGAAATACTAATTGGCTCTAGATTAAGAAAGAATGTAGCAAAGCTATTATATTTGCTACAGCCAGGCCAAACCAGAAAGTCTTTAATCTAACAGAAACAATAAGCAACTGACTGCATTATTATAAGTCGGAAAAGTAAATGATTGGGACTTAAGAAACTTAAGCATGAAATTTACTTCTAATGCTTGACCAAAAAAATATCACTTCTGACCCTTTAAGCTTTGCAAGGCAATTCTTGCAGTGATCCTATAACAGGATAATCAATTGACATTATTGGAATGCAGCAATCAACTAAACAATAACCAATTGGCAATTGCTCACACTAGTCCAGTAAAACCACAAATCTTCTAGAAATAAGCAGACATTTCAGTTAAAACCTCTTGTTTAACTAAAAAGTACTATCAGGACGGTTCTGCTGCTCTTTACAAGTGTATACTTTGTCTCCCATGAATTCAAAATTTGTACAAATAGTCAGCCACAGAATCACATTTTAATTCATAGCTAGGAAGCTCCAGCATTGAGAGTTTGAAGTATTGGAACTCAAAACCAACAAAAGTTAAGCAATTCCATTGTTTTTCTCATCCTAAGAAGAAGCCCAATTAAGATATTCCAATTCGTCATATAAGATATGCTCGTGCATTCAAACAAAATTGAAACAATAATTAACCAGggaggaaaaaaggaaaaaaagaagaaaagatctTTTGGGAAGTGGGAAATATTAGAGAACCCAGAGAGAATAGaggataaataaaaaagaatttaccTCTAAAAGTCTAGCTTCTTGCTCAAGCCGCTTAAGCTCTGCTTGTATCCTATGCTTTCCTCTGGTATCAGAATCAGATGGCAAAGAGTTGACACGTTGGGTTATTGGACCCGAAGAATCGGACCTATCCGATTGCATCTCTTAAAGACAACACAGACACACAGTAATATAAAAAGCCCTAGCTTTAGCTTAACTCCCCCTTTTGACAAAGAAGAAAGAAACAAAAGTTGCATCACAAGAAAGATGGTATTAGAGAGGAAAATAAGGGTGACCCAGAAATCTGCATGGACTGATGGACCTCATGTACTGGAACTAACTGACCTCTTCCATTAAAGCAGAAACAGAAGGGATCTGTTGAAGGACTCAAAGAAAGCCAGATGGATATGGAGGAGGTCAGTGAAATTTGGCCTTTTGTGAAGCTTTCTAATCGAATAAAGGATAGCGAGAGAAGGTTTATTCTTGTTGTATTGTATGAAAGCTGGAACTCTTTTTCTCTCTTATTTTCTGTGTCATTTTTGTCTCTCTTTCAGCGTACTGTATCTCCGCTTTCTAAGCCTTTCCGCCACGCGAAGTCTTCCCGTCGACAGCGTGGCAAACTTGAAATTTTAAACTTATTCTCGGTCTCTGGGCTTGGAAAAATGGGCGAACCTATTGTTTTccaccaattaaaaaaaaattaaaattatcaaattaatatTCTTAATAATCTATTTCGAATTAATATAGGtaaaaaataatgataaatatttttttggGAATTAGAGCGTGTAAACACTCGAGGGATTGGAAAGTTGGGTTGGAAAGGGACGCCATGCCACGGTGCTCGACACATGGAAGTCCACTACAAAGGTCGTGGCACATCGTTGTCGCTTTGTAGTGTGTGAGTCACACGCTGGTGTTTTTCTATATGGTCAATGTTATAGCTAAGTCCTACCCCATTAAAACatacaaatataaatataatatgtataatataatattttccatttttttttaaacATCTTCTAATATTCTGGCTTATATGATAttattatgtatatataattttaaattctttaaCTTAAGAATTTCCCTTTGTCCTAAATGAGGTAATTTCTAGTGAAGTATGATAAGCCCCTCAGAAGGTCATCCAGAGCTATTGTTCCCAATAAGAAGTATTTGGACTAAGGGTCCTACTGCTTGTTCCCAATAAGAAGTATTTGGACTAAGGGTCCTACTGCTTTTCTATTTTTAGCATTGctgttattttttatttactgCCATTAATCTTTTAAGTTGTTTTACTTAGTCAAATAACACTCAGTTGATCGTGGCAATAATATATCTTTGTGCTAAAGTGAGGCCTTAAGAATAGGACTAAGTAGTTTTATTTCTTTCCTATTTATATTCTTCTGTAGCAGCAGTAAGGATAATCAATAAAATATCAGTAACTTTCTTAATTTTCTTCTATTAATTTTCTTGGCTTTGACCGGGACCTATTAAAGTATACCTTaagtaatataaaaatatttatatatttaaattgttttacaAGAAAAATATCTTTTtcatttcttagaatttttcaggTTATTATGTTTCATACATTTTATGTGTGTACACCTCAATAAGTGAATACAAAAATTAATAATTCTTACAATTAACGATtaacatatttttcttttttaaattaattaagaacACACATAAATTGATTGGTGACTAACTCTATTAACAgacaatgaaatatatatatatatatataaaattgagtTTGGTTCAATGGTAATTACAAATAGTGTAAACAAATTAATtattcaaatatattttaaaatttcaaattaaaatattaaaaaaaaaaggaaattctctAATTGGTGCCAGCCGCCAATAAACAAAACTGAGCAGGGAGGCCCAGCTTCAATTTGGGGCTCGAACGAAGAACATGTGTGTAAAGTCAGCccaattgaattaaaataaaaccAAACAGTATGTGGCTGAAGGAGCTGGACTGGACTCACCTGAACAGAAGGGTAGAGCAGTGAGGGGAAGAAAGTGGTTACAAACGGACCTGATTTTGTCGTGCGATTAAATATTATTGGCGACGCAAATTTATGTATCCCAAAATCTTACCGTCGAAAATCGTCCGTACTCCATAGCTGAAAGAGAAATTTGTGCCAACAATTTTAGCGACGGAAATGACATCCGTCAAACGGAACTATAAGACCATCTTCTTTCAAATTTTATGCGACGAATGGTAGCACGTAAACGGCTAACCTTTGCATAAATAATGGACGACGCAAATATTGCGTTGCTAATGTCGTTGCTTATAGAGTTTTGCATGACTAAATGTGGAGAAACTTTAGAGTTTCTTGATTATTCTATGTAGGATTTGATATGAAACTAATcctaaattcaatttattttttaaaatttaatatttattaaatttattttaaagtgatatatttttttaagattgtaatttattacatttattaaaattattttgaaattataaaattttaattttaattaaaattaaataaaagaaaaaaataaaaaatactagtCATATATCTTGCTGAATTGAGAGCAAAATGGCTTGATTCAATTAagcgtatttatatatatatatatatatatatatatatatatatatatatatatatatatatatatatatatatatatatatataaaataacgtGTTTTCATTAAAAATCAAAGCTGCAGAACATCATTAACAAGTTGTTCAGAAACAGCGTAATTCTTCATGTAGAAAACaactaaaaagaaaaataacacagaaaaattatgcaggaagcctgggAAATGAAGAAAACTGCGGCCTTCGTGGTGAATTGTGGGACTCCCGCATGCTCATTGATGGAGTTCAATATGATGGTGCGTGGGATACAAGTGTCCCCATTTCTTCCAATTAAGCAAGCGGTGGCTCTAGCGTTTGGTTTCTTAGAATACGCCCACAGCCTTCCAAAAATATTCAGCATCATCAATCCTCTATCAGCTATGCTTTCCGTGAAAATGTCCACTTCACTCTCTGTAATCTCATCAAACCTCAAGAAGAAAACAATCCCGTTTTATACACCGAACTCTATCACTACCAAACCACCGAACCATCCTTCTCTCGTACTTTCCTCTGCATTCTCAAAGGGAAAGATCCTGAACAGCCCTTTACACGACAAACCAAACCTTATATCCCTTGTCTCTCGCTTGCTACTAGTGAATGACCAATCTAATTACCCACCCGAAATCCCAGGCAAGAGCCCACCAGAGTTTCCTAGAAGGTCTAATTCTCCACCTTCAATTCCACCTGAGGTCCCGGAACTTCCAAACGCTCCGGAGATCGAAACCGGTCCACCTGAAGTCGAAACGCAACCTCCAAATATTCCAGAGGTGCCCACCCCGGGACCGGACTATTCTGTCCCACGGCTGCCGACTCCTCCGACGCCTCCTGACATTCCACTCCCGCCGCCGGGTACGCCTCGGCCATCACCACCTGATCAACTGCCCCCAAGGTTGCCGCTGGATCCAGATATTTTACCACCGCTGACTCATCCACCGCCGGATATTCCGCCACCACAAATTAAGCCGCCGCCTGAGCCATATGTGTCCTTTGTCTTCTGAAGGGTGGAGCGAGATGCGATTGCGGTGGCTGAATTGGTCAAGGGACCTTTATTTGAAATATATGGTTTTCAGGTTCTGCGGATGATGATCTTCCGAACTGATTCGCTGTTATTGCACTAATTTTAAACGATAGGGAATCTATTATCTGAAAAAACAATAAATCAATTTGTTTTTTGAGATTTGGTTTATTCGACATGGTTGTTAGCGTATGTTGAAAGGTTAGCaatggaaattaatttaattctctttCAGAGCGAAGAAGAAAAATGCAGCAGGGAAGTGGAAGGCTTGTTCAATTAGATACTAATAATTACAAATAGGCAATTCATATTAATCTTAAGGATTATATGTATGCATATACACACTCGAGATTTGGAGGAAAGAATTAGGACCGAGCTCAATCGATGGCAGCCTTGGCCCGTTCTTAAACTCATCTGGAAGTGAAAGGGCTGGCCATGCATCTCCCAAGTAAAAGACAAGATGCCTAGAACTAGAAGCATATAATTTAAACTTGCGTGTCCtcttccaagttttttttttttttttttttaatgcactTCCAAGCCTATTAATCCCTTGAAATTTGCGGATAATGAATAAGAAATTCAATTAAACAATTTCAGGCTTCTATTTTTTTTTGAACTCAACAAgtcaaactttttaatttttatgcttaatttttattatagaaAACATTAATcactttattttaattatacaaattaaataatataaatatttaaaactaaaataAGTCTATTAACTTTTATAACTTTTATAAactgtgaaaatattttaattaaatttttaaaaaataaaaattatgtcatAATTATTGAATTTGATAGGATTCTATATAAATAGGAAGATATTCTAATATTACTACATGGctttttctattaaattttttctaattttaattatttatttaattactttaaattataattaagttattaatttctcaattttatttatagtttATAAGTTATTTAATAGTTATCTTCTTAACACTATAATAAGTAGCCATTATTATGAGAtaagttataatatattaatatataattaattacgtatatttatatatttgtacttattttatatatatattatgatcaTAATAACAATGAATTCATAGGACGTGAGGCGGTCAAACTATGAATACAATGAAATCTTAAGATCGGATAAATCATATCAACTCCCTTATTTCTTATAATCCAAAAGTTGATATAAACCTTAAAAGTACATCCAAGATGGTTAGAGAAACCCTACTCCTAATTTGCCAGAGTTTTGAAGAGTTActaataaaattatttgtattaaaaAATTGTCAAGTACATCTACCCCATCCCAACTGGTCAAATAGGCAGTTAATTCCCTTTACTTGAACTTATCAGAGTTGTTAGAACAATAGGGATAGCTGATTTGATCCTATGATAAATGATGTTAATTGTAATCCCTCACTTACAGGAAACTTTACACGTAatcagtttaaattgacttctcaattctagaaattaaaaaaatcctCAAATAAAAAAGTCAGATTAATTATAATTCATATTCTGTTCTAAGCTAATATATTTAGTAAGATTCAACTAAAAGATTCATAATTAAAGCCTACATTCCAAGCTCAAAATCACCTGTCACTTTCCTCATACACTAGTTCCATCCTCATATCAACGCCAAGCATATCAACCGAATCCGGTTTCATTAGATatcgaaataaataaataaatatataaatttttattaaaaattttaaaaataataaaaataaaatatataataattaataaaaatttaagatattatattatttttatatattaaaatttaaaaattttataaattaaaattattaatagacAGATTAGTACATGCAATTCACAATTTATCCTGATTTATATGGAGGACGGTTTGGCGCTTGAAGGAGTCTACTTGACACGTGCCTTGTAGAGAAGGTGAAAGAAGAACTATAAAGATTGAAAAAATGGGAAAATAATGATAATTACACCTCACTAAGTCAAGTATTAAGCGCTAACTTGGAGACGTAGCTCCAGAGAATAAAATCCACCGTCACTCTATCATTTCCAAGTCCCGTCTTGCTGATCGCACTTCCCCGACTCTTTCAAACCAAAATGGCATCCAAACTCGGCGCTTGCTCACGCGCAACCTCACGCTCTGCTCATTTCCAGGAAACCGGCAAACTCCTGTTTTTACCACTGGAACAATCGCTATTCGCTGATAAATCCAGAACCAGGATCATAGGAAGGTCGAGAATTAGGACTTCGAATGATGGGAACTCGTACCTGGACATGTGGAATAACGCCGTCGATCTAGACACGAACATTGAGTTCCAAAAGCTCAACGAAACAGTGTTCGGAATCGACAATGGCGATGATGCTGACAATGATGGTGGTCAGAGAgtgaatttgaagaagaaaagcgTGGACTTCAAGAAGATTTTTGATGTTCCCAAGGAGGAGAAGGACAGGATTCAACGAATGCAGGTCACTGATCGGGCTGCAGCAGCGATTGCGGCTGTTCGTTCCATTCTTAGTGAGAGGCGGTTTGGGAATAATAAGACAAATGACGAAGACGATAGCAATCTCAAAGGGGAAACTGGAGGCAGAGGGGGAGGGGGAGGAGGAGGAGTGGAAAGTAAACACGGAGGTAAAAATGGTTATTTACTCAATTTTGAGTCTTATGTATTTGAATTGTTTTATCAATCTTGGTAACTAATGGCTTGGGATTTGTGCAGGGtctttattttatattttgacaGCAAGGGTCCTTAATTTTGGGATGTTGGAATTTTTACCTGTtaacagataaaaaaaaaaagccagaTATGCTCTGATTTGTGTATTCTGTTCTATTATTGATAAGTATAATTACTACTGTGgaagataaaaaaagaaaaaagtataATTACTACTGTTACTTTGAAAGCTTGATAAATCGCAAATTATCAAACAAGGAGACAGAGTGAGAAAGGGGAGAAGGACCTCCAATAATTCAAAACGTGGGAGTCATTAAGCACTTCTGTATGCTCCATCATGAATTTCTGAATTAGTTAACAATCCTGTCCTTCGTGGTAACATTTGTTTGCTCATATTCCTTGCATGTGATAGTTGACATGATACAATGTTTGTGCGCTTTCTTTTGCGGATTGGAAAGGGGTGCTGGGGCTTGGATGTGAGTGTGGCAGTTTTAAAATTTGTTAACAATTAGAAGATCACTTTCTTTCAGTCACATTCACTGCACAGCTATTTTTGCAATGGTATGGGTTGAAGTCTTTAAGATTTTAATATCCTTTATTATGCAGCACCAAATAATGAAAGCATTTTTGTGTCTCGATCTGAGACTTCTGGAAAGGGAGTACCTGGACCAGATTTTTGGTCGTGGATACCTCCTCCTGATACTGAGAAGAGTCAATATGATGTTGACTTGCTGGCAGCTAAAAGATCTTTGGTATCTTCTATTTTGGCAAGCCCTGTGGCAATGAAAGAGGGATGTTTAGGTTTTCTCAATATTCCATTAGAGAGTAAACTTTCAGAGACAAACTTCAGACCTCCTATTCCTCCTTTGCAGTCACTGATGGAGGTAAAAAAAGAAGAGGTCTCCATATCTGGTCTGGATATGCCTTCTCTTAAAGAggaagaacacaaacttaatcTTTTATTTCAAGCACATGAACTAGAAGTGGCTCTTGTTCTTGATGAAGTGGACGAAGAATTTAGTGGAGTAGATCCAAATGGATCAAGATGGTGGAAGGAGTCTGGAATTGAGCGAAGACCTGATGGTGTGATTTGCAGGTGGACAATGACCAGAGGTGCTAGTGCTAACCAAGATGTTGAGTGGCAAGAGAAGTTTTGGGAAGCTTCTGATGAGTTTGGTTATAAGGAACTTGGTTCAGAGAAATCAGGACGAGATGCAACTGGGAATGTATGGCGTGAGTATTGGAGAGAAGCAATGTGGCAGGTTAGTATGTTTTTGATGAATTGCACTTGCTTCCTGTCTGTTTCCTGCATATTGGATTCTGTAATGTATGTTAGTCAAATTGGGCGAAATGGATACATTATAACAACAAACATGACAACAACCCAGATTGGCTCATCCTTTTGTTGATCAGTCAAGAGCGCATGGATTGATTGTCAAGCTTGTAATGGTCTTTGATAATGAGTCCGTAAGTACTAGATTTATCTTTAAGCCCAGTTGATTGTTCTGTAGCAGTCTCAACAGCTGAAGTCTTTACATTAAAACATTTAAAGTACTTATTGTCTGTGGTAACaggttttgaaaaaaaaaatatttagctTTTCAATTTTTTAACTGTGATTATGACTAATGATTTTTTCTCTTTGTTAAATTGGAGAAGAAATATCTTGTTGCCATGTCCAAAACAGCATAATTAGCTTGTATTGCACTGATATTTTTTGAATGTTTTCTTTTCACCAAACGAAACATGTCCATGGGACCTTAACAAAACTCTGCGCTAAACATTCCTGTTTTGGATCTTAATCACACGTACAGTGTATTAATTCAAATGCACAGCCCTCCGGTCTACTCTGCAATACTATATctgcaatttaaaaaaaaaatgatgcttATGAATATAAATTCTTTTTCTACATGAATTGAAATAGTATATTTGATGCTTGTAGGAATCTGGGCTTGTGCATCTTGAGAAAACAGCAGATAAGTGGGGGAAGAATGGAAGAGATGATGAGTGGAAAGAGGAAAGTTTGGAACATTATGATGCCTCTAATCAAACAGAGAAATGGGCACATAAGTGGTGCACTGTTGACCCAACTACACAGCTTGAGGCTGGTCATGCTCATGTATGGCATGAAAGGTACCAAATGGTATATAGATTGGATAAAATTTGCTTTCTTCTGCTATCCTTGAGAACTTGTTGTAATCAACAACTGAAATATCATTTTGGACATGGACCAAGTAACCAAATATCCTTTTCACTCAAAATAGGTTCTATTTCAAATACATGAATAGATTCGGGCATTTTAATTGTAATTCTGGAAAATAGATCTCTAATGCACTCTTGGTCATAAAACCTCAGCAGTTCTAAAATATTGTACTGCAATTTGGACCCTGCATTTAATTTTATTCAAAACTAATTGGATAATATTATAATGACTTTTTGGAACATTACTGTTCTCAAGGAGTCTAACATGGATTACCGTGGGGTTATTTCAATTTATATGCCATAGTCAGTTTTATATCCAATCTGTAAGAGATATAGGTGATACGATGTAAGTGAGGCGTGTATTCACACTGCACTCACGCTATACGTACAGTGACATATGCTTGCTACGCTGAAATGGTGATTCAAAAAATACTGTAGTGATAATAGGTTCCTATAATTTCAACTTTTTGAAAGATAGGTTTTGCAGCTAGTTATACACACATATGTTTATATGTCATAAATTTGTGTGTGGCTTTCTAATTTTATTCTTGTTTTTGAGAATTTCGTTGATGTATTGGGTACCTGTTGTAGGTGGGCCGAGAAGTATGACGGAAATGGTGGCACCATAAAATACACTGACAAATGGGCTGAGCGATGTGAGGGCGATATCTGGACAAAGTGGGGTGACAAATGGGATGAACATTTTGATCCAAATGGTCATGGTGTCAAGCAAGGGGAGACGTGGTGGGAAGGTAAGCATGGAGAACGGTGGAATCGCACTTGGGGTGAGCACCATAATGGTTCTGGATGGATTCACAAGTATGGGAGGAGCAGCAGCGGGGAGCACTGGGACACACATGTGGAGCAGGAGACATGGTATGAGAGATTCCCACAATTCGGTTTCCATCACTGCTTTGATAACTCAATCCAGCTCCGGGATGTTCCAAAGCCATCTCTGATCGTCATGAAGTTCTGAAGCCATCTGTCCTACATGAAGCATAAATGTCGTGTTTTCTAGTATTGCACAGAAGCCGTAGAAACCTTTTCACATCAACTGcattaaattttcttttgtcaACATAATACAATCACTTGGGCGTTTTCACATTGAATTATTTTTTTCATCATATGTTTTCTAATATATGTTTtaacttatttattaaataaatctaaaaataaaattcaagttTGGTTGATTAAGCAATCGagctaaactttttttttttttatcaagaatTTGACCCATTTACATTCCTATTTTAAAAGTGCACATATTATCAAACTAAACTTGCGAGTGCTCACGGAGTTGGGTTCAATCCTTTCTTATCAAAATCTGTAAAGTTTAACATGGATTAGAATTGATAGAGCAATTTTATGACGAAAACACTGCAGGGACATGCACAATCAGCAGGGCAGAGCCAACAATTATTTTAAGTGGggtcattttaataaattaatttata
The Hevea brasiliensis isolate MT/VB/25A 57/8 chromosome 15, ASM3005281v1, whole genome shotgun sequence genome window above contains:
- the LOC110636206 gene encoding protein LIKE EARLY STARVATION, chloroplastic, with protein sequence MASKLGACSRATSRSAHFQETGKLLFLPLEQSLFADKSRTRIIGRSRIRTSNDGNSYLDMWNNAVDLDTNIEFQKLNETVFGIDNGDDADNDGGQRVNLKKKSVDFKKIFDVPKEEKDRIQRMQVTDRAAAAIAAVRSILSERRFGNNKTNDEDDSNLKGETGGRGGGGGGGVESKHGAPNNESIFVSRSETSGKGVPGPDFWSWIPPPDTEKSQYDVDLLAAKRSLVSSILASPVAMKEGCLGFLNIPLESKLSETNFRPPIPPLQSLMEVKKEEVSISGLDMPSLKEEEHKLNLLFQAHELEVALVLDEVDEEFSGVDPNGSRWWKESGIERRPDGVICRWTMTRGASANQDVEWQEKFWEASDEFGYKELGSEKSGRDATGNVWREYWREAMWQESGLVHLEKTADKWGKNGRDDEWKEESLEHYDASNQTEKWAHKWCTVDPTTQLEAGHAHVWHERWAEKYDGNGGTIKYTDKWAERCEGDIWTKWGDKWDEHFDPNGHGVKQGETWWEGKHGERWNRTWGEHHNGSGWIHKYGRSSSGEHWDTHVEQETWYERFPQFGFHHCFDNSIQLRDVPKPSLIVMKF